The Scomber japonicus isolate fScoJap1 chromosome 13, fScoJap1.pri, whole genome shotgun sequence genome includes a window with the following:
- the aldocb gene encoding fructose-bisphosphate aldolase C-B, whose translation MTHQYPALTAEQKKELQEIAERIVAPGKGILAADESTGSMAKRLNPIGVENTEENRRRYRQLLFTADQRMDSCIGGVIFFHETLYQNTDDGTSFAKLIKDRGIVVGIKVDKGVVPLAGTNGETTTQGLDGLSERCAQYKKDGADFAKWRSVLKISDTTPSELAIMENANVLARYASICQQNGIVPIVEPEILPDGEHDLKRCQYVTEKVLAAVYKALSDHHVYLEGTLLKPNMVTAGHSCPTKYNSEEIAMATVTALRRTVPPAVTGVTFLSGGQSEEEASVNLNSINNCPLAKPWALTFSYGRALQASALNAWKGELNNEKAATEEFLKRAEANGQAALGKYESSGTGGATGKSLYVANHAY comes from the exons ATGACTCACCAGTACCCAGCACTGACTGCTGAACAGAAGAAGGAGCTGCAGGAGATTGCTGAGAGGATAGTAGCTCCAGGAAAAGGCATTCTCGCAGCCGATGAATCCAccg GGAGCATGGCCAAACGTCTGAACCCCATCGGGGTTGAGAACACAGAGGAGAACAGGCGTCGCTACCGCCAGCTGCTCTTCACAGCCGACCAGCGCATGGACAGCTGTATCGGCGGAGTCATTTTCTTCCATGAAACCCTGTACCAGAACACAGACGATGGCACTTCCTTCGCAAAGCTCATTAAAGACCGCGGCATTGTTGTTGGCATCAAG GTGGACAAAGGTGTTGTGCCCCTCGCTGGAACAAATGGAGAGACCACCACTCAGG gtctgGATGGGCTGTCTGAGCGTTGCGCACAGTACAAGAAGGATGGTGCAGACTTTGCAAAGTGGCGCTCTGTGCTGAAGATCAGCGACACCACGCCGTCTGAGCTGGCCATCATGGAGAATGCCAATGTACTAGCACGTTATGCTAGCATCTGCCAGCAG AATGGCATTGTTCCTATTGTGGAGCCTGAGATCCTTCCTGACGGAGAACATGACCTGAAGCGTTGCCAGTACGTCACTGAGAAG GTCCTAGCCGCAGTGTACAAGGCTCTGTCAGACCACCATGTGTACCTGGAAGGAACACTGCTGAAACCCAACATGGTCACAGCTGGACATTCCTGCCCCACCAAGTACAACAGCGAGGAAATCGCCATGGCTACTGTCACTGCTCTGCGTCGCACTGTGCCCCCTGCTGTCACAG gTGTGACATTCCTGTCAGGCGGCCAGTCTGAAGAGGAGGCCAGCGTGAACCTTAATTCCATTAACAACTGTCCGCTCGCCAAGCCCTGGGCCCTGACTTTCTCCTACGGCCGTGCCCTGCAGGCCTCTGCCCTGAACGCATGGAAAGGAGAGCTGAATAACGAGAAGGCCGCCACCGAGGAGTTCCTCAAGCGTGCCGAG GCAAACGGTCAGGCTGCGCTTGGCAAGTACGAGTCTAGCGGAACAGGTGGCGCCACAGGAAAATCCCTCTACGTGGCAAATCATGCCTACTAA